Proteins encoded by one window of Martelella endophytica:
- a CDS encoding ABC transporter substrate-binding protein: protein MVKRLNRLAYFAAGGALFASLAVPASAVEVTIVSGDTGTAVQNFKDLVKPWEDETGNTAKIVPMPSSTTDQFGQYRLWLAAGNADVDLYQTDVIWAPQLADHFVDLSDAAKDVIDDYFPSIIQSQTVDGKLVAMPIFTDAPALYYRKDLLDKYGKEPPKTWTELAETAKEIQDGERADGNADMWGYVWQGNAYEGLTCDALEWVKSYGGGQIVEPDGTISINNPKAAAAVEEAASWINTISPEGVLAYMEEEARGVWQTGNAVFMRNWPYAYALGNDDSSPIKGEFDVTTLPAGPDGGSPAATLGGWNVAVSKYSKHQEAAVSLAMYLAGPEAQKERALKQTNLPTLVALYDDPEIAEQQPIIPRWKEVFLNAVPRPSAPTKGKYNEVSSLFWSAVHNTLAGDGTAAENLEILEIDLEDLKGSGW from the coding sequence ATGGTCAAGCGACTGAACAGACTGGCATATTTTGCCGCAGGCGGAGCACTTTTCGCAAGTCTTGCGGTACCCGCTTCTGCCGTCGAGGTCACCATCGTTTCGGGTGACACGGGCACGGCAGTGCAGAACTTCAAGGATCTGGTGAAGCCGTGGGAGGATGAAACCGGCAACACCGCGAAGATCGTGCCTATGCCGTCGTCGACCACGGACCAGTTCGGTCAGTACCGCCTCTGGCTTGCCGCCGGTAACGCCGATGTCGATCTCTACCAGACCGACGTCATCTGGGCGCCGCAGCTTGCCGATCATTTCGTCGATCTGAGCGATGCCGCCAAGGATGTCATCGACGACTATTTCCCCTCGATCATCCAGTCGCAGACCGTTGACGGCAAGCTCGTGGCGATGCCGATCTTTACCGACGCGCCGGCGCTCTACTACCGCAAGGACCTGCTCGACAAATACGGCAAGGAACCGCCGAAGACCTGGACGGAGCTTGCCGAGACCGCCAAGGAAATCCAGGACGGCGAGCGGGCCGACGGCAATGCCGACATGTGGGGTTATGTCTGGCAGGGCAACGCCTATGAGGGGCTGACCTGCGACGCGCTGGAATGGGTGAAGTCCTATGGCGGCGGCCAGATCGTTGAGCCGGACGGCACGATCTCGATCAACAATCCCAAGGCCGCGGCGGCGGTAGAGGAAGCCGCTTCCTGGATCAACACGATCTCGCCGGAAGGCGTGCTCGCCTACATGGAAGAGGAGGCCCGCGGCGTCTGGCAGACCGGCAATGCCGTGTTCATGCGCAACTGGCCCTATGCCTATGCGCTCGGCAATGACGATTCGAGCCCGATCAAGGGCGAGTTCGACGTCACGACCCTGCCGGCCGGCCCGGACGGCGGATCGCCGGCAGCAACGCTTGGCGGCTGGAATGTCGCCGTGTCGAAATACAGCAAGCATCAGGAGGCCGCCGTCTCGCTTGCCATGTATCTGGCCGGCCCCGAGGCGCAGAAGGAACGCGCCCTGAAGCAGACCAACCTGCCGACGCTCGTCGCGCTTTATGACGATCCGGAAATCGCCGAGCAGCAGCCGATCATTCCGCGCTGGAAAGAGGTGTTCCTGAACGCCGTTCCGCGGCCGTCCGCCCCCACAAAGGGCAAGTATAACGAGGTCTCCTCGCTGTTCTGGTCGGCCGTCCACAATACGCTGGCCGGCGACGGCACTGCCGCTGAAAACCTTGAAATCCTCGAGATTGACCTTGAGGATCTGAAGGGCAGCGGCTGGTAA
- a CDS encoding GNAT family N-acetyltransferase, translated as MTAEPFIRRARPEDRQALFDICLKTADSGGDASALYSDPDYPGLVWAVPYLEFSPDFCFVVDVDGTAMGYIVGTPDTAAFEQRLDEAWWPRLRRRYAECVVEKPLDGNVLSYITAPRYQPVDIARRYPAHLHINLLPPLQSGGWGRRLIATELEALTAAGARGVHLGVSRTNENAQGFYSYIGLTRQDREDGLWFVKALD; from the coding sequence ATGACCGCAGAACCGTTCATCCGCCGTGCCCGGCCCGAAGATCGCCAGGCGCTTTTCGACATCTGCCTGAAAACCGCCGATTCCGGCGGGGACGCCAGCGCGCTCTACAGTGATCCGGATTATCCGGGTCTCGTCTGGGCCGTGCCCTATCTCGAATTCTCTCCGGATTTCTGTTTCGTCGTTGATGTCGATGGCACGGCCATGGGCTATATCGTCGGCACGCCGGATACGGCCGCCTTCGAACAGCGGCTCGACGAGGCCTGGTGGCCGAGGCTGAGGCGTCGTTATGCCGAGTGCGTGGTCGAGAAGCCGCTCGACGGCAATGTGCTTTCCTATATTACTGCACCGCGATATCAGCCGGTCGATATCGCCCGGCGATATCCTGCCCATCTCCACATCAATCTCCTGCCACCGCTGCAATCGGGTGGCTGGGGCCGGCGCCTGATCGCGACGGAGCTCGAAGCGCTGACCGCTGCCGGAGCCCGTGGTGTCCATCTCGGTGTCAGCCGGACGAACGAAAATGCGCAGGGATTCTATAGCTATATCGGCCTGACGCGGCAGGATCGCGAAGATGGCCTCTGGTTCGTCAAGGCGCTCGATTAG
- a CDS encoding alpha/beta hydrolase: MPFPDITILRQGAENRLEGEAPNRFFANVHRPELHAFTVDRPCARALVYAGGGYTRLFYDKEGVEVARWLNGIGVDAHVLVHRLPGAPTGDGGVHPKDVALSDGLAALDHLAKTGPDLPLFHVGLSSGGHLAGVMACQQHRLMAQGAVIGYAPLNANHRNHKFPPGKPDYPPVEKQDFYDDWPVGLAGHPHAHPKMPVFLAYALNDRSVPVEHALRLVETAAAEGLAVDAHVFAAAPHGFALRDRTGTHAAWTELALDWMRRLT; the protein is encoded by the coding sequence ATGCCCTTCCCCGATATCACCATTCTCCGCCAGGGTGCGGAAAACCGCCTCGAAGGCGAGGCGCCGAACCGGTTCTTCGCCAATGTCCACCGCCCCGAACTGCACGCCTTCACCGTGGATCGCCCCTGCGCCCGGGCGCTGGTCTATGCCGGTGGCGGCTACACCAGGCTCTTCTATGACAAGGAGGGTGTCGAGGTCGCCCGCTGGCTGAACGGCATCGGTGTCGATGCCCATGTTCTGGTGCACAGATTGCCGGGCGCCCCGACGGGGGATGGCGGCGTTCATCCGAAGGATGTCGCGCTTTCCGATGGTCTCGCCGCGCTCGATCACCTGGCGAAGACCGGCCCGGACCTGCCGCTCTTTCACGTTGGCCTGTCCTCCGGCGGCCACCTTGCCGGCGTCATGGCCTGCCAGCAGCACCGGCTGATGGCGCAAGGCGCGGTGATCGGCTATGCGCCGCTCAATGCCAACCACCGGAACCACAAGTTTCCGCCCGGCAAGCCGGATTATCCGCCCGTTGAAAAGCAGGACTTTTATGACGACTGGCCGGTCGGCCTAGCCGGCCACCCGCATGCCCATCCGAAAATGCCCGTATTCCTGGCCTATGCGCTGAACGATCGCTCCGTGCCGGTCGAGCATGCCCTGCGGCTTGTCGAAACGGCAGCAGCAGAGGGGCTTGCCGTCGATGCCCACGTCTTCGCCGCAGCGCCGCACGGTTTCGCGCTCCGCGACCGCACCGGCACGCATGCTGCATGGACGGAGCTTGCGCTCGACTGGATGCGGCGGCTCACTTGA
- a CDS encoding heavy metal-binding domain-containing protein, with protein MLMTTTNVLEGRRIAAYKGIVTGEAIIGANVFRDFLAGVRDIIGGRSGAYENALREAREAAYEEMQNDAERLGANAIVAVDIDYENITTGKGTMLMVSVSGTAVVIE; from the coding sequence ATGCTGATGACGACGACAAATGTGCTCGAAGGGCGGCGGATCGCCGCCTACAAGGGTATCGTGACCGGCGAGGCCATCATCGGCGCCAATGTGTTCAGGGATTTTCTGGCGGGTGTTCGCGATATCATTGGCGGGCGCTCCGGCGCTTACGAGAATGCGTTGCGCGAAGCCCGCGAGGCAGCCTATGAGGAAATGCAGAACGACGCCGAGCGGTTGGGGGCGAATGCCATCGTCGCTGTCGACATCGACTATGAAAATATTACGACCGGAAAGGGTACGATGCTGATGGTATCGGTATCCGGCACTGCGGTCGTCATCGAGTAG
- a CDS encoding glutamate synthase subunit beta: MGKVTGFMEIDRQVAKYQPASDRIRHFREFTIPMSDPEVQKQAARCMDCGIPYCHGPTGCPIHNQIPDWNDLVYNGNWKEAIANLHSTNNFPEFTGRVCPAPCEEACTLNLEDIPVSIKTVEQAIADKAYELGFIVPQPATVKTGKRVAVIGSGPAGMAAAQQLGRAGHEVDLYERESKPGGLLRYGIPDFKMEKNFIDRRVEQMRGEGVTFHCGVNVGVDVKMDQLLSDYDAVLYCGGSETPRASGIGGGELHGVHDAMPFLVQQNRRVGRENIDSTGWPSEPILAGGKHVVVVGGGDTASDCVGTAFRQGAVKVTQLDIRPQPPEKEDKLAVWPFWATKMRTSSSQAEGAVREFQVATLEFVGEDGVLTGVKCCHVDEKRKPIAGTEFVIKADLAFIAIGFRGPFKDGVLADLEGRLTLNTDSRGSVNVIANDTDYKTSVDKFWTAGDVRRGQSLVVWAIREGRQAARAIDEALMGETLLPR, from the coding sequence ATGGGCAAGGTTACAGGTTTTATGGAAATCGACCGGCAGGTCGCGAAGTATCAGCCGGCCTCCGATCGGATTCGGCATTTCCGTGAGTTCACGATCCCGATGTCGGATCCGGAAGTGCAGAAGCAGGCTGCCCGCTGCATGGACTGTGGCATCCCCTATTGCCACGGCCCGACCGGCTGTCCGATCCACAACCAGATCCCGGACTGGAACGATCTGGTCTATAACGGCAACTGGAAAGAGGCGATTGCGAACCTGCATTCGACCAACAATTTCCCCGAGTTCACCGGCCGTGTCTGCCCCGCTCCCTGCGAAGAAGCTTGCACGCTGAACCTCGAGGACATTCCGGTCTCGATCAAGACCGTCGAGCAGGCGATCGCCGACAAGGCCTATGAGCTCGGCTTCATCGTGCCGCAGCCGGCGACGGTGAAGACCGGCAAGCGCGTGGCCGTCATCGGCTCCGGCCCTGCCGGCATGGCGGCAGCCCAGCAGCTCGGCCGCGCTGGCCACGAGGTTGACCTCTACGAGCGTGAATCGAAGCCCGGCGGCCTGCTGCGCTACGGCATTCCCGACTTCAAGATGGAGAAGAACTTCATTGACCGTCGCGTCGAGCAGATGCGCGGCGAGGGCGTTACCTTCCATTGCGGCGTCAATGTCGGCGTCGATGTGAAGATGGATCAGCTGCTGTCCGATTACGATGCGGTGCTCTATTGCGGTGGTTCGGAAACCCCGCGTGCCTCCGGCATCGGCGGCGGCGAGCTGCACGGCGTGCATGATGCGATGCCGTTTCTGGTGCAGCAGAACCGTCGCGTCGGCCGTGAGAACATCGATAGTACCGGCTGGCCGTCCGAGCCGATCCTTGCCGGCGGCAAGCATGTCGTCGTCGTCGGCGGCGGCGATACCGCGTCCGACTGCGTCGGCACGGCCTTCCGCCAGGGCGCCGTCAAGGTCACCCAGCTCGACATCCGCCCGCAGCCGCCGGAAAAGGAAGACAAGCTCGCCGTCTGGCCGTTCTGGGCCACCAAGATGCGCACGTCTTCCTCGCAGGCCGAAGGTGCGGTACGCGAGTTCCAGGTCGCAACGCTGGAATTCGTGGGCGAGGACGGCGTGCTGACCGGCGTGAAGTGCTGCCATGTGGACGAGAAGCGCAAGCCGATCGCTGGCACGGAATTCGTCATCAAGGCCGATCTCGCTTTTATCGCCATCGGCTTCCGCGGCCCGTTCAAGGACGGCGTGCTTGCCGATCTGGAAGGCCGGTTGACGCTCAACACCGACAGCCGCGGCTCGGTCAACGTGATTGCCAACGACACCGACTACAAGACCTCGGTCGACAAGTTCTGGACCGCTGGCGACGTTCGCCGCGGCCAGTCGCTGGTGGTCTGGGCGATTCGCGAGGGCCGCCAGGCCGCCCGCGCCATCGACGAGGCTCTGATGGGCGAAACGCTGCTGCCGCGTTGA
- a CDS encoding substrate-binding domain-containing protein — protein MTTLKDLSRALGLSVTQVSRALNGHSDVSAATRERVMEAAKILNYIPNIAARRLVSGRSGTVGLVFRNRSEVPPDTLFVETTCGLSEFFAEHDLQFMLHVGRLTDDEIKVYRRLVDSRTLDGFVILNPVVDDRRIAFLREREVPFVVHGRAAPDSAHPYFDIDNEEVAHRLTRHLIERGHRRIAFINGLRSLTFVEARQRGYARALAEAGIAYDETLHVAVEMTESAGLVESVRFVAHMAERPTAVICGNTRIAKGVYRAVEAAGLSIPGDVSVVAHDDLLFEFDSERFNPPLTVTASALSESWKPMATFLARAIDGGYPLAQMQEIGRTVFIERASVATV, from the coding sequence ATGACAACACTGAAGGATTTGAGCCGGGCGCTGGGGCTGTCGGTCACCCAGGTCAGCCGGGCGCTGAATGGCCACAGCGATGTGAGCGCGGCCACCCGGGAACGGGTGATGGAAGCCGCCAAAATCTTGAATTATATACCCAATATTGCGGCGCGGCGGCTGGTTTCCGGCCGCTCCGGCACTGTCGGCCTGGTCTTCCGAAATCGTTCGGAAGTGCCGCCCGATACGCTCTTCGTGGAGACGACATGCGGGCTTTCTGAGTTCTTTGCCGAGCATGACCTGCAGTTCATGCTGCATGTCGGCCGGCTGACGGATGACGAGATCAAGGTCTATCGGCGGCTGGTCGACAGCCGAACGCTTGATGGCTTCGTGATCCTCAATCCTGTGGTCGATGACCGGCGTATTGCCTTCCTGCGCGAGCGGGAGGTGCCCTTCGTGGTCCATGGCCGCGCCGCGCCCGACAGCGCCCACCCCTATTTCGATATCGACAATGAAGAGGTCGCCCATCGCCTCACGCGCCATCTCATCGAGCGTGGACACCGTCGCATCGCCTTCATCAACGGTCTTCGCTCGCTGACATTCGTCGAGGCTCGGCAGAGAGGTTATGCCCGCGCGCTTGCCGAGGCGGGGATTGCCTATGACGAGACGCTTCATGTTGCCGTCGAGATGACGGAAAGCGCGGGCCTTGTCGAAAGCGTGCGTTTCGTTGCCCACATGGCTGAGCGACCGACGGCGGTGATCTGCGGTAACACACGGATTGCAAAGGGTGTTTATCGCGCGGTCGAGGCGGCGGGGCTGTCGATTCCGGGCGATGTCTCTGTGGTTGCCCATGACGATCTCCTGTTCGAATTCGATTCCGAGCGCTTCAATCCGCCGCTCACCGTGACCGCCAGTGCCCTGTCGGAAAGCTGGAAGCCGATGGCGACCTTCCTCGCCCGCGCCATCGACGGCGGCTATCCGCTTGCGCAGATGCAGGAAATCGGCCGCACGGTGTTCATCGAGCGCGCTTCCGTCGCCACTGTGTAA
- the galU gene encoding UTP--glucose-1-phosphate uridylyltransferase GalU, with protein MAQHKKVRKAVLPVAGLGTRFLPATKVVPKEMLPVVDKPIVQYVVDEAIEAGIEHFVFVTGRNKHVIEDYFDIQYELEATLKARNKNAELSLLATMLPKAGTATFTRQQEPHGLGHAVWCAREIVGPEPFALILPDMVMEADKPCLKGMMEVYDVAGGNVVSVEECDPSLAHKYGIVGVGETVGNGFKITEMIEKPEPGTAPSNYFINGRYILQPEIFPILAETERGAGNEIQLTDGMLKLAQSQEFFGYKFDGQTFDCGSKEGFIIANVALALKREDIRPKVEDELKALIAALK; from the coding sequence TTGGCTCAGCATAAGAAGGTTCGCAAGGCAGTTCTGCCGGTCGCCGGTCTCGGTACACGCTTCCTGCCCGCGACCAAGGTCGTGCCGAAGGAAATGCTGCCCGTCGTCGACAAGCCGATCGTGCAGTACGTGGTCGACGAGGCGATCGAAGCCGGCATCGAGCACTTCGTCTTCGTCACCGGCCGCAACAAGCACGTCATCGAGGATTATTTCGATATCCAGTACGAGCTGGAAGCGACGCTGAAGGCGCGCAACAAGAATGCGGAGCTGAGCCTGCTTGCCACGATGCTGCCGAAGGCCGGCACGGCGACCTTTACCCGTCAGCAGGAACCCCACGGTCTTGGCCACGCTGTCTGGTGCGCCCGCGAGATCGTCGGCCCCGAGCCCTTCGCTCTGATCCTGCCCGACATGGTGATGGAAGCCGACAAGCCCTGCCTGAAGGGCATGATGGAAGTCTACGACGTTGCCGGCGGCAATGTCGTCTCGGTCGAGGAATGCGACCCCTCGCTCGCCCACAAGTATGGCATTGTCGGCGTCGGCGAAACGGTCGGCAACGGTTTCAAGATCACCGAGATGATTGAAAAGCCGGAACCGGGTACTGCGCCGTCCAACTACTTCATCAATGGCCGTTATATCCTGCAGCCGGAAATCTTCCCGATCCTTGCCGAGACCGAGCGCGGTGCCGGCAACGAGATCCAGCTCACCGACGGTATGCTGAAGCTTGCGCAGAGCCAGGAATTCTTCGGTTACAAGTTCGATGGCCAGACCTTCGACTGCGGCTCCAAGGAAGGCTTCATCATCGCCAATGTGGCGCTGGCGCTGAAGCGCGAAGATATCCGCCCGAAGGTCGAGGACGAGCTCAAGGCGCTGATTGCCGCGCTGAAATAA
- a CDS encoding KpsF/GutQ family sugar-phosphate isomerase, producing MADEMDILAAEAAASALRTVDYERKGLDALADAIANGLSDPFAKAAILLKQTAGHVIVSGVGKSGHVGTKIAATFASTGTPAFFVHPAEANHGDMGMISQNDAVLALSWSGESSELTALVAYTRRFAIPLIAITAGRQSSLALAADIALILPKADEACPHGLAPTTSTTMQLALGDALAIALLEMRGFSETDFRVYHPGGKLGALLSHVEDIMHCGDRMPLVRLGTRVPEAIMVLSQKRFGCVGVLDEAGRLSGIITDGDLARHLSRDLSGLSVQDIMTTEPKTVRPNMLVSSALALLNKHNISALMVVDDERRPVGIVHFHDFLRVGAA from the coding sequence ATGGCTGACGAAATGGACATTCTGGCGGCAGAAGCCGCCGCCTCGGCGCTGAGAACCGTCGATTACGAGCGGAAGGGCCTTGATGCGCTGGCGGACGCGATCGCCAATGGTCTTTCCGATCCCTTTGCCAAGGCCGCGATCCTTCTGAAGCAGACGGCGGGCCACGTGATCGTCTCCGGCGTCGGCAAGAGCGGCCATGTCGGCACCAAGATCGCGGCGACCTTCGCCTCCACCGGCACGCCGGCCTTTTTCGTCCATCCCGCCGAAGCCAATCATGGCGATATGGGCATGATCTCCCAGAATGATGCGGTGCTGGCGCTCTCCTGGAGCGGCGAAAGCAGCGAGCTGACCGCACTCGTGGCCTATACCCGCCGCTTTGCCATTCCGCTGATCGCGATCACCGCCGGCCGCCAGTCATCGCTGGCGCTGGCCGCCGATATCGCGCTGATCCTGCCGAAGGCGGATGAAGCCTGTCCTCACGGCCTTGCGCCGACGACGTCGACGACGATGCAGCTCGCGCTCGGCGATGCGCTGGCGATTGCGCTTCTTGAGATGCGCGGCTTTTCGGAGACCGATTTCAGGGTCTATCATCCGGGCGGCAAGCTCGGTGCGCTGCTGTCGCATGTGGAGGATATCATGCATTGCGGCGACCGGATGCCGCTGGTGCGCCTCGGCACGCGCGTGCCGGAGGCGATCATGGTGCTGTCGCAGAAGCGTTTCGGCTGCGTCGGCGTGCTTGATGAGGCCGGACGGCTTTCCGGCATCATCACCGACGGCGATCTCGCCCGCCACCTGTCGCGCGACCTGAGCGGCCTCAGCGTTCAGGACATCATGACGACGGAGCCGAAGACGGTGAGGCCGAACATGCTCGTCTCGAGCGCGCTCGCCTTGCTGAACAAGCACAATATCTCGGCGCTGATGGTCGTCGACGACGAGCGAAGGCCGGTCGGTATCGTCCATTTCCACGATTTCCTGCGCGTCGGCGCCGCCTGA